From the Panthera leo isolate Ple1 chromosome C1, P.leo_Ple1_pat1.1, whole genome shotgun sequence genome, one window contains:
- the LOC122225970 gene encoding late cornified envelope protein 1F-like gives MSCQKNQQQCQPPPKCPPKCPPKCPPVSSCCSVSSGGCCGSSSGGGGCCSSGGGGCCSSGGGGCCLSHHRRRRSHRHRHQNSDCCSQPLGGSNCCGGSSQSSGGCC, from the coding sequence ATGTCCTGCCAGAAGAACCAGCAGCAGTGCCAGCCCCCTCCCAAATGCCCCCCCAAGTGCCCCCCCAAGTGTCCTCCAGTCTCTTCCTGCTGCAGTGTCAGCTCTGGgggctgctgtggctccagctctgggggcgggggctgtTGTAGCTCCGGGGGTGGTGGCTGCTGTAGCTCTGGGGGTGGTGGCTGCTGTCTAAGCCACCACAGGAGACGCAGGTCCCACCGCCACAGGCACCAGAACTCTGACTGCTGCAGCCAGCCCTTGGGGGGCTCTAACTGCTGTGGAGGGAGCAGTCAGTCATCTGGAGGCTGCTGCTGA